Proteins encoded by one window of Paenibacillus urinalis:
- a CDS encoding PucR family transcriptional regulator, with translation MNLDELIRSDIYDGSQILAGAEGLSRQVETVNIMDAPDIIHFLKPNELLLTNGFFVKAAPDTLPRLMMDMQQLNCSGIAIKTKRFGITIPDDVIAEADRLHFPIIEISESKFSLGEILQRSTSLILDNKNEELQYALHIHKRFCDMSMQGKSIADIVAALSKLLSSPIVLLNDKRQLITSSKLSPSQLEELTGMIASALDSTHLAGASSTFCLIETRFRHYSHVLLYPVHTYRLEGYLLSFHGSPSPSSRYGLTMEQAVNVIGMELTKAQAVKERSRRYKNEFFSDLIEGYYSTEAEVFHSGKKFGLIPNVNWAVAAARMDEHDRTRSLHKRSSNLNELSISERDVQYEFIKWQLRGLRYPFKMFTKNDNFAILLAVDEMTWDEPLLIDELRARVDALFNDAGISISFGIGNLVTSVLDIGLSYNEAVKALQYGYQMNMNRFVESFQSKDTAYLFRLLPQDELRQFYEDTLRSFHQVDPQEREELLRTLRVFYDTQCQLVETSKQLYVHRNTVVYRLDKCEKITGLRLKDTSTSLRFRMAFAIESMIFPHGGS, from the coding sequence ATGAATTTAGATGAACTAATTCGCAGTGATATTTATGACGGCTCACAAATTCTTGCCGGAGCGGAAGGCTTGTCTCGTCAGGTTGAAACCGTCAATATTATGGATGCTCCCGATATCATACATTTCTTGAAGCCTAATGAACTGCTGCTCACCAATGGATTCTTTGTGAAGGCGGCTCCGGATACGCTGCCCAGGCTGATGATGGATATGCAGCAGCTGAATTGCTCGGGAATCGCCATCAAAACCAAACGTTTTGGCATCACGATTCCGGATGACGTTATTGCTGAAGCAGATCGACTGCATTTTCCAATCATTGAGATCTCTGAATCCAAATTCTCTCTGGGCGAAATATTACAGAGGTCCACGAGTCTTATACTCGACAACAAAAATGAGGAATTACAATATGCGCTTCATATCCACAAGCGCTTCTGTGATATGTCGATGCAGGGCAAGAGCATCGCTGACATCGTTGCCGCACTCTCCAAGCTGTTATCCTCACCCATTGTGCTGCTGAACGACAAACGTCAGCTGATTACAAGCTCGAAGCTCTCTCCATCCCAACTTGAGGAACTGACCGGAATGATCGCATCAGCGCTAGATTCGACTCATCTTGCTGGCGCCTCAAGTACATTTTGCTTAATCGAAACCAGGTTCCGTCACTATTCACATGTACTTCTCTATCCTGTCCACACTTACCGACTTGAAGGCTATCTTCTATCCTTTCACGGTTCCCCCTCGCCCTCAAGCCGATACGGTTTAACCATGGAGCAGGCAGTGAATGTCATCGGAATGGAGCTGACTAAAGCACAGGCCGTCAAGGAACGCTCTCGAAGATACAAGAACGAGTTCTTCTCTGATCTAATCGAAGGGTACTATAGTACAGAAGCTGAGGTGTTTCATTCCGGAAAGAAATTTGGTTTGATTCCTAATGTGAACTGGGCTGTTGCAGCTGCCAGAATGGACGAGCATGATCGTACCCGCTCCCTGCATAAGCGAAGCTCGAATCTGAATGAGCTGTCCATATCAGAACGAGACGTACAGTACGAATTCATTAAATGGCAGCTTCGCGGTCTTCGATATCCATTTAAGATGTTCACCAAGAACGACAATTTTGCAATCCTGCTCGCTGTTGACGAGATGACATGGGATGAGCCTCTTCTTATAGATGAGCTGAGAGCGAGAGTTGATGCCCTATTTAACGATGCTGGGATCAGCATATCGTTCGGAATAGGGAATCTCGTTACAAGTGTACTGGACATCGGACTTTCTTATAACGAGGCAGTCAAAGCATTGCAGTATGGCTATCAGATGAACATGAATCGATTCGTCGAATCTTTTCAATCCAAGGATACGGCCTACCTGTTCCGGCTGCTTCCTCAGGATGAGCTGCGCCAATTCTATGAGGATACATTGCGTTCATTCCATCAGGTGGACCCGCAGGAGCGCGAAGAATTACTGCGTACGTTAAGGGTATTCTATGATACCCAGTGCCAGCTCGTAGAAACCTCCAAACAGCTGTATGTTCATCGAAACACAGTCGTATACCGATTGGACAAATGTGAGAAGATCACCGGACTCCGGTTAAAGGACACTTCAACCAGCCTCCGCTTTCGAATGGCATTCGCCATAGAATCCATGATATTTCCTCATGGGGGTTCATGA
- a CDS encoding amidohydrolase family protein, producing MIMNDRKELNEVQIIYNCRLPERTGLYDVTLRGEHIDQVRPRIIDDEALKSELEQDLLSNESKVDAAGRLLIPGLIEPHIHMEKAMLLDRMPKEAASLQEAIAMTVKLKEGFTKQDMIARSMDVAYRLISYGVTTARCHVEVDPVLGLSAIESLLEVKDRLSDRMDLNIVAFPQEGIYAAPGTAELMKEAVKLGADAVGGITYMDPDLDEHLSFVFRLAAEYDLPLDFHADFSLNPCDRGIMQIVRRTKEFGYEGRVAAGHVTSLGAMPREEAVLCAQQIAESGVHIIALPATDLYMNGRQDTDNVRRGLTPVRLLLEQGVNVLYGANNIRNAFTPFGTGNVMDIAWLLAHTAYMGSEKEAKLLVRMGTTLAAQALGISNYCITAGQAADLALFPVTSERELLIERPKPLAVWKNGKRLRPIKRAEDNFYS from the coding sequence ATGATAATGAATGATCGTAAGGAGCTTAATGAGGTCCAAATCATCTATAACTGCCGACTTCCAGAACGTACAGGTTTATATGACGTTACCCTACGAGGAGAGCATATTGATCAAGTAAGACCACGGATTATTGATGATGAAGCACTTAAGTCCGAATTAGAGCAGGATCTTCTGTCCAATGAATCGAAGGTAGATGCAGCAGGTAGACTGCTGATTCCTGGATTAATAGAGCCTCATATTCATATGGAAAAGGCAATGCTTCTCGATCGAATGCCGAAGGAAGCTGCTTCGCTGCAGGAAGCAATTGCAATGACAGTCAAGCTGAAGGAAGGCTTTACCAAGCAAGACATGATTGCACGATCCATGGATGTAGCGTATAGACTAATCTCTTATGGAGTAACCACTGCAAGATGTCATGTAGAGGTAGATCCCGTCCTCGGTCTATCGGCAATAGAGAGCTTGCTAGAGGTAAAAGACAGACTGAGTGACCGGATGGATTTGAACATCGTAGCCTTTCCACAAGAAGGCATCTATGCTGCACCAGGAACTGCTGAGTTGATGAAGGAGGCAGTTAAGCTCGGGGCTGATGCTGTCGGCGGAATTACGTATATGGATCCTGATCTGGACGAACATTTAAGCTTTGTTTTTAGATTAGCCGCCGAGTATGATCTCCCGCTAGATTTTCATGCCGACTTTTCTCTAAATCCATGTGACCGCGGGATCATGCAAATTGTACGCAGAACGAAGGAATTCGGCTATGAAGGCCGAGTAGCAGCCGGTCATGTCACCTCACTCGGAGCGATGCCTAGAGAAGAAGCTGTACTCTGTGCACAGCAAATCGCTGAGTCAGGAGTTCATATCATTGCCTTGCCTGCGACAGATCTCTATATGAACGGAAGGCAGGATACAGATAATGTCCGCCGTGGACTTACTCCGGTACGACTCCTGCTAGAACAAGGGGTAAATGTCCTCTATGGCGCTAACAATATCCGTAACGCATTTACGCCATTTGGCACGGGTAACGTGATGGACATTGCCTGGCTTCTGGCTCATACGGCATACATGGGAAGTGAGAAGGAAGCCAAGCTGCTGGTACGGATGGGGACCACACTGGCAGCACAGGCACTCGGAATATCAAATTACTGCATTACAGCTGGACAGGCTGCAGATCTGGCGCTGTTTCCAGTCACTTCCGAGAGAGAACTGCTGATTGAACGCCCTAAACCCTTAGCGGTCTGGAAAAATGGAAAGAGACTAAGGCCAATAAAAAGGGCTGAGGATAACTTTTATAGTTGA
- a CDS encoding amidohydrolase family protein — MISTWNKVRVGNRLYNLEIKNGYFSAITPYQHEQHLTGSPSVSTHDADGLLYIPAMKDMHCHLDKHFLNEPKWYSRQTIDTLPNQLRREKELLGQLTQSVEERARVMLDTMLQLGTTQIRTHVDVDQEVGVESLEAVLKVREEYRGIVDIEIVAFPQQGLIRSQALPLMREAMQMGADLVGAVDPGGLDEAIDPCLEEVFGLAAEYQAGVDIHLHDPGHLGVYTIERMTEFTAQAGLKDRVAVSHAWGLGHISDVELSRLADKLREQGVAVISSVPIDRPMPNLPLLRSLGVVTMIGTDNVLDAWSPYGNGDMLQRTSRLAERYHWVEDEQLLGAFEYAAVGAVEPKLGERADFMLVNNVINVEHALCKVPEREWVVSHGQIAGGTRAGIRHKRALSR; from the coding sequence TTGATATCAACTTGGAACAAAGTGAGAGTCGGTAATCGGCTGTATAATCTAGAAATCAAGAATGGTTATTTTTCCGCGATTACTCCCTATCAGCATGAACAACATTTAACAGGTTCACCTAGTGTAAGCACTCATGATGCAGATGGTTTGTTATACATTCCCGCCATGAAGGATATGCACTGCCATCTGGATAAGCATTTTTTGAATGAACCGAAATGGTATTCGCGCCAAACCATTGATACACTGCCTAATCAGCTGAGACGTGAGAAAGAATTGCTGGGTCAGCTGACCCAGAGCGTCGAAGAACGGGCCAGAGTAATGCTGGATACTATGCTGCAGCTAGGAACGACTCAGATTCGAACCCATGTTGATGTAGATCAAGAGGTTGGAGTCGAATCATTAGAAGCTGTGCTCAAAGTCCGAGAGGAATATCGAGGTATTGTTGATATTGAAATTGTCGCTTTTCCCCAGCAAGGGCTCATTCGTTCACAAGCTCTGCCGCTGATGAGAGAAGCCATGCAGATGGGTGCGGATCTTGTCGGAGCCGTAGACCCTGGTGGGCTGGATGAAGCGATTGATCCATGCTTAGAAGAGGTTTTTGGACTCGCTGCGGAATATCAGGCGGGTGTAGATATTCATTTACATGATCCCGGTCACCTTGGTGTATATACCATTGAGCGGATGACAGAGTTTACAGCCCAAGCCGGACTCAAGGATAGAGTGGCGGTAAGTCACGCCTGGGGCCTGGGCCATATCTCGGATGTGGAACTTAGCAGGCTCGCTGACAAATTAAGAGAGCAGGGTGTAGCCGTTATCAGCAGCGTTCCCATCGACCGTCCAATGCCGAATCTACCCTTGCTTCGTTCACTTGGCGTAGTAACAATGATTGGCACCGATAATGTACTCGATGCTTGGTCCCCATATGGAAATGGAGATATGCTGCAGCGTACCTCCAGACTGGCTGAACGATATCATTGGGTTGAGGACGAGCAATTACTGGGAGCATTTGAATACGCAGCAGTCGGAGCAGTAGAGCCCAAATTAGGTGAACGCGCCGATTTCATGCTTGTGAATAACGTTATTAATGTAGAGCACGCCCTGTGTAAAGTGCCAGAACGGGAGTGGGTTGTGTCTCATGGCCAGATCGCGGGCGGGACAAGGGCAGGTATAAGGCATAAGAGAGCGTTAAGCCGATGA
- a CDS encoding amidohydrolase gives MHKAYWLVNVRLEDGYEVEDGTPVRTLTKEYHLFIENGKIASIVSAEEQIKDDYDRIEGAGLLALPPIADSHFHLDKSYYGEEWKAVKPAAHLLDRLEEEAQILPGKLNTVEATARLLIDKIMEAGTTHIRTHVNIDPYVGLRHLEILREVLGDYRDRLTYEIVAFPQHGLLRTNAAALMREAMKSGATHVGGLDPGGIDRNIERSLADMMDIAVEANADIDIHLHDPDYLGLYTINKLLSLTEEAGWKDRVAISHGFALGGVTLSEARETADRMATSGVHLISAATLRARTTLPPLQDMKERGVQVDLGCDSIFDWWGPFGNASITDRLSRLAEYNSWVDERSLAESLSYITRGIIPLSGSGDRVWPQAGDDASMILTEAQCSPEFIARRARAVKVIHQGVLQTKREEFA, from the coding sequence ATGCATAAAGCCTATTGGTTAGTCAATGTCAGACTTGAAGATGGATATGAAGTTGAGGATGGCACTCCTGTCAGGACGTTAACGAAGGAATATCATTTATTCATCGAAAATGGAAAGATCGCTAGCATTGTTTCAGCCGAAGAGCAGATCAAAGATGACTACGACAGAATTGAGGGGGCTGGTCTGCTAGCCCTTCCGCCTATCGCTGACAGCCATTTTCATCTGGATAAATCTTATTATGGAGAAGAATGGAAGGCTGTTAAGCCGGCAGCTCATTTACTTGATCGACTCGAAGAGGAAGCGCAGATTCTGCCTGGTAAGCTTAATACGGTAGAAGCGACTGCCCGGCTGCTGATTGACAAAATTATGGAGGCCGGTACGACTCATATTCGAACTCATGTGAATATCGACCCTTATGTTGGACTTAGACACCTCGAGATTCTGCGGGAGGTTCTAGGCGATTATCGTGATCGACTTACGTATGAAATTGTTGCTTTTCCACAGCATGGACTATTGAGGACAAATGCAGCAGCGCTCATGCGTGAAGCAATGAAGAGTGGTGCCACGCATGTTGGGGGCCTGGACCCTGGAGGTATAGATCGAAACATCGAGCGCTCCTTGGCTGATATGATGGATATTGCGGTTGAAGCGAATGCAGACATTGATATTCATCTGCATGATCCCGATTATTTGGGACTATACACAATAAATAAATTGCTATCCCTTACGGAAGAAGCAGGGTGGAAAGATCGGGTCGCGATTAGTCATGGCTTCGCCCTCGGAGGAGTCACACTGTCGGAAGCCCGAGAAACGGCAGACCGGATGGCCACATCCGGAGTTCATCTAATCTCAGCTGCTACGTTGCGAGCAAGAACGACGCTTCCTCCCCTGCAGGACATGAAGGAGAGGGGAGTGCAGGTAGATTTAGGCTGTGACAGTATATTCGATTGGTGGGGTCCTTTTGGAAATGCGAGCATTACCGATCGTCTTAGCCGGCTTGCTGAATATAACAGCTGGGTTGATGAGCGCTCTCTAGCAGAATCGCTCAGTTACATTACGAGAGGGATCATACCGCTCAGCGGGTCTGGCGATAGAGTGTGGCCGCAAGCAGGTGATGATGCAAGTATGATTCTGACAGAGGCACAGTGCTCTCCTGAATTTATAGCCAGAAGAGCACGAGCCGTGAAGGTCATTCACCAAGGCGTTCTGCAGACGAAGAGGGAGGAATTTGCTTGA
- a CDS encoding ABC transporter substrate-binding protein — protein MEIKKLGQKVTGLLASVAVVIALSGCGGTNASGAQEVKVVLNWFAAPGHGGIYAAKDQGYFEEEGLDVTIEPGGPQVSSIQIVASGKAEFGLAHGDQVLIARNQGIDLVALAALNQRSPQAFMFHKGHGIESFEELNGRTAFIQTGIPYWDYLKSQYDLSNVRELPYLGDSTNFINDKESAEQVYISGEPYFMKEQGIETEVKFISDSGYDPYNYVLYTTREYLDKNEETVRDFVSSMVEGWSYYKESPDDILKIINEFNPDMTFDSLKFQEQTLKEYIYGFDAAEHGVGYMTEERWNTLIDQLYTAGLLKEKFEATEMFTTEYLEAE, from the coding sequence ATGGAAATCAAGAAACTGGGTCAAAAAGTAACGGGTTTACTGGCTAGTGTGGCTGTGGTCATTGCTTTAAGCGGCTGCGGGGGGACAAATGCTTCTGGAGCCCAAGAAGTAAAGGTCGTATTGAATTGGTTTGCTGCTCCTGGGCATGGAGGGATCTATGCTGCCAAGGATCAAGGATATTTCGAAGAGGAAGGACTGGATGTGACGATCGAGCCCGGTGGTCCTCAAGTATCTTCTATTCAGATTGTTGCCTCTGGCAAAGCAGAATTCGGTCTTGCCCATGGAGATCAGGTGCTCATCGCACGTAATCAAGGAATTGATCTAGTCGCTCTGGCTGCGCTTAATCAGCGAAGTCCGCAAGCTTTTATGTTTCATAAGGGACATGGGATTGAGAGCTTCGAAGAGCTGAATGGACGAACCGCCTTTATTCAAACTGGAATACCGTATTGGGATTATTTGAAATCACAATACGATCTAAGCAACGTTAGAGAGCTTCCCTACTTAGGCGATTCTACGAATTTTATTAATGACAAGGAGTCCGCTGAACAGGTGTATATCTCAGGTGAACCGTATTTCATGAAGGAGCAGGGGATTGAAACGGAAGTTAAGTTTATTTCGGATTCAGGCTATGATCCATATAATTATGTGCTCTACACGACGAGAGAATATTTAGATAAGAATGAAGAAACGGTACGCGATTTCGTGTCTTCTATGGTAGAAGGCTGGTCCTACTACAAGGAATCTCCGGACGATATTCTTAAGATCATTAATGAATTCAATCCGGATATGACCTTCGATTCGCTGAAGTTTCAAGAACAAACGTTAAAAGAGTATATTTATGGATTTGACGCCGCAGAGCATGGAGTAGGTTACATGACTGAGGAACGGTGGAATACACTCATAGATCAGCTGTACACCGCTGGCTTACTGAAGGAAAAATTCGAGGCTACCGAAATGTTCACAACAGAATATTTAGAAGCTGAATAA
- a CDS encoding amino acid permease, whose translation MVQDENLTRGLKNRHVQLIAIGGAIGTGLFLGAGKSIHLAGPSILFAYIITGIILFFIMRALGELLLSNLNYHSFVDFVKDYMGNGAAFVTGWTYWFCWISIAMADLTAVGLYTQFWFPEIPQWMPGLIALVILLIMNLATVKLFGEMEFWFALIKVIAILALIVIGIVMIVRGFSTDQGPSSFANLWEHGGLFPNGMNGFLLSFQMVVFAFVGIELVGLTAGETENPEKVIPQAINNIPIRILIFYVGALLIIMSIYPWNAIIPDESPFVQVFLAVGITAAAAVVNFVVLTSAASACNSAIFSTSRMLYSLAKDENAPKRLNKLNRRSVPSNALYFSCAVILIAVILNYVMPEGVFTLITSISTVCFLFVWAMIVISHLRYRKMKPELARSNKFKLPLYPFSNYLVLAFLAFVLVILGLAEDTRVALFVTPVWFIIVIAIYHLLKKKIA comes from the coding sequence ATGGTACAGGATGAGAATTTGACAAGAGGGTTAAAAAACAGACATGTACAGCTTATCGCCATAGGTGGAGCGATTGGCACCGGTTTATTTCTGGGTGCAGGTAAATCCATTCATTTGGCTGGTCCTTCGATATTATTTGCTTACATAATAACGGGCATCATATTATTTTTCATTATGCGGGCACTCGGTGAATTGTTATTAAGCAATCTGAATTATCACTCGTTCGTGGATTTTGTTAAAGATTATATGGGGAATGGAGCCGCCTTTGTCACGGGCTGGACCTACTGGTTCTGCTGGATTTCAATTGCCATGGCAGACTTAACGGCTGTCGGTTTATATACTCAGTTCTGGTTTCCAGAAATCCCTCAATGGATGCCGGGTCTTATTGCACTTGTGATCCTGCTGATCATGAATTTGGCAACCGTGAAGCTGTTTGGGGAAATGGAATTCTGGTTTGCTTTAATTAAAGTTATCGCGATTCTTGCCCTCATCGTCATTGGAATCGTGATGATCGTGAGAGGATTCTCCACAGATCAAGGTCCTTCCAGCTTCGCGAATTTATGGGAGCACGGAGGCTTGTTTCCGAATGGGATGAACGGCTTTTTACTATCCTTTCAAATGGTAGTATTTGCTTTTGTAGGAATTGAGCTTGTTGGTCTGACAGCGGGCGAGACGGAGAATCCGGAGAAAGTCATTCCGCAGGCGATCAACAATATCCCTATCCGAATTTTGATCTTCTATGTAGGTGCACTGCTGATCATTATGAGTATCTATCCATGGAATGCGATTATTCCGGATGAAAGTCCATTCGTACAGGTATTTCTGGCTGTAGGTATTACTGCAGCAGCAGCAGTCGTTAATTTTGTCGTGCTGACCTCTGCGGCCTCGGCTTGTAACAGCGCGATTTTTAGTACAAGTCGTATGCTGTATTCCTTAGCGAAGGACGAGAATGCTCCTAAACGTCTAAATAAACTGAACAGAAGAAGCGTGCCCTCGAATGCTTTGTATTTCTCTTGTGCGGTCATATTAATCGCCGTAATTCTGAACTATGTGATGCCGGAAGGAGTATTTACATTAATTACGAGCATTTCGACCGTGTGCTTTCTCTTCGTCTGGGCAATGATCGTCATCAGTCATTTGAGATACCGTAAGATGAAACCGGAATTGGCACGCAGCAATAAGTTTAAGCTTCCGTTGTATCCGTTCTCTAACTATTTGGTCTTGGCCTTTCTTGCCTTTGTGCTTGTTATTTTGGGGCTGGCTGAGGATACGAGAGTAGCTTTGTTTGTAACTCCGGTATGGTTTATTATCGTTATCGCAATTTATCACCTTCTTAAGAAGAAAATAGCTTAA
- the tlp gene encoding small acid-soluble spore protein Tlp: MAKPDNRKDNVEHLQNAVQNTMENYREAEGYLEEFGDEIPAQEKAQIQEKNERRKHSISGFREEIKDEADHQSHS, translated from the coding sequence ATGGCTAAGCCAGATAATCGCAAGGATAATGTAGAGCATTTGCAAAATGCAGTACAAAACACCATGGAGAACTACCGTGAGGCTGAGGGTTATCTCGAAGAGTTCGGAGATGAAATTCCTGCTCAGGAAAAAGCCCAAATTCAAGAAAAAAATGAACGCCGCAAGCATAGTATTTCCGGTTTTCGTGAGGAAATTAAAGATGAGGCTGATCATCAGTCACATTCTTAA
- a CDS encoding nitroreductase family protein: MRKYQQTNDFNEIVYGRRSIKVYDPAVKISKEEMTEILEEAVTAPSSINMQPWRFVVIDSDEAKATLAPLARFNKDKVLSASAVIAVFGDMNNFDYAEEIYGNAVELGYMPQEVKDMQLGAFKPMYENMSDQAMRDILLLDSGLVSMQLMLVARAHGYDTNPIGGFEKDQIAEAFGLDKERYVPVMLITIGKAASEGFTSYRLPVDKVAVWK; the protein is encoded by the coding sequence ATGCGTAAATATCAACAAACCAATGATTTTAACGAAATCGTGTATGGACGTCGTTCCATCAAAGTATATGACCCTGCCGTCAAGATCAGCAAAGAAGAAATGACAGAGATTTTGGAAGAGGCGGTTACAGCTCCTTCTTCAATCAATATGCAGCCTTGGCGTTTTGTGGTCATCGATAGCGATGAGGCCAAAGCTACACTTGCTCCACTCGCAAGATTCAATAAGGACAAAGTACTCTCCGCTTCTGCTGTAATTGCGGTGTTCGGAGACATGAATAATTTTGATTATGCCGAAGAGATTTATGGAAATGCCGTTGAGCTTGGCTATATGCCTCAGGAAGTCAAAGATATGCAGCTTGGCGCGTTTAAACCGATGTATGAAAATATGTCAGATCAAGCTATGCGTGATATTCTCTTGCTGGATTCCGGTCTTGTCTCAATGCAGCTCATGCTAGTTGCACGTGCCCATGGCTATGATACCAATCCAATCGGTGGTTTTGAGAAGGATCAGATTGCGGAAGCATTCGGTCTGGACAAAGAGCGTTATGTACCCGTCATGCTCATCACCATCGGTAAAGCAGCAAGTGAAGGATTCACCTCTTATCGTTTGCCTGTAGATAAAGTCGCTGTGTGGAAATGA
- a CDS encoding MarR family winged helix-turn-helix transcriptional regulator, producing MECSFSEQEHILHLLKNLNNQISPKFERYTGISSSRYDLLYQLYLADEVNQTHLQKAINIDSAAITRHLKQLESDGMVARRRNPSDNRVTFVRLTEDGRKHIVNYKKEKMTFVNQMLKDFSKEEVEALNDMLQRMQSNISKY from the coding sequence ATGGAATGCTCATTCTCAGAACAGGAGCACATTCTGCATCTGCTAAAGAATCTGAATAATCAGATCAGCCCCAAGTTTGAAAGATATACCGGGATCAGCTCTTCTCGATATGACTTATTATATCAGCTGTATCTTGCAGACGAGGTCAACCAGACTCACCTGCAGAAAGCGATCAATATTGACAGTGCCGCCATTACTCGTCATCTGAAACAACTTGAATCTGACGGAATGGTCGCTAGAAGACGTAATCCTTCTGATAACAGAGTAACCTTTGTTCGACTGACCGAAGATGGCCGGAAGCATATTGTGAACTACAAGAAAGAAAAGATGACATTTGTGAATCAAATGCTGAAGGATTTCAGCAAGGAAGAAGTCGAAGCTCTCAATGATATGCTGCAGCGCATGCAGAGCAATATTAGCAAATACTAA
- a CDS encoding putative quinol monooxygenase translates to MIIVHANLFIKPEQEAVFLEEVKSLLAATRAEEGNISYELMKSTEQEHKYTMVELWKDMEAAGAHNASAHFTAFTHKAKELLAAPMELQIFSGEPLNI, encoded by the coding sequence ATGATTATCGTTCATGCTAATTTATTCATTAAACCAGAACAGGAAGCTGTATTTCTCGAAGAAGTCAAATCGCTTCTTGCAGCAACAAGAGCGGAAGAAGGAAATATCAGCTATGAGCTCATGAAATCAACGGAGCAAGAACACAAGTACACCATGGTCGAGCTGTGGAAGGATATGGAGGCTGCAGGAGCACATAATGCAAGTGCTCACTTCACTGCCTTCACTCATAAGGCAAAAGAGCTTCTAGCTGCACCCATGGAACTTCAAATATTCAGCGGCGAACCCCTGAATATATAA
- a CDS encoding CPBP family intramembrane glutamic endopeptidase, translated as MLNSRKNLVSIILIVVFSCVVMGYIDAVLKPDYAVKSIIKIILFLTLPALYAYFSREVSFQALFKFDKKSLKFAMLLGIGVFIIILGSYFLIGPYFDFTQVTGALQNNMGVNAGNFVFVAIYISIVNSLLEEFFFRGFAFLTLKKLAGRRFAYLFSAGAFAVYHIAMMTSWFTIALFVLLIVSLFVAGVIFNWLNERNGNIYASWMVHMCANLAINTIGFILFGII; from the coding sequence ATGTTAAACTCAAGAAAAAATCTGGTAAGTATAATACTCATTGTGGTATTCAGCTGTGTCGTCATGGGGTATATCGATGCTGTACTCAAGCCTGATTATGCTGTTAAATCCATTATCAAAATCATTCTGTTTCTCACCTTACCGGCGCTGTACGCCTATTTCAGCAGGGAGGTTTCTTTTCAAGCCCTGTTCAAATTCGATAAGAAGAGTCTAAAGTTTGCCATGCTGCTTGGCATCGGCGTATTTATCATCATTTTGGGAAGCTACTTTCTCATTGGACCTTACTTTGATTTTACCCAAGTGACGGGAGCACTGCAGAATAATATGGGGGTCAATGCGGGTAATTTTGTATTCGTAGCCATCTATATATCGATTGTCAATTCATTGCTCGAGGAGTTTTTCTTCAGAGGCTTTGCGTTCTTAACTTTGAAAAAGCTTGCCGGCCGCAGGTTTGCTTACCTGTTCAGCGCAGGAGCATTCGCAGTCTACCACATTGCGATGATGACGAGCTGGTTTACGATTGCTTTGTTCGTATTACTGATTGTCAGTCTCTTTGTCGCAGGTGTGATCTTCAACTGGCTGAATGAACGAAACGGGAATATTTATGCCTCGTGGATGGTACATATGTGTGCTAACCTCGCCATCAATACCATAGGTTTTATCTTGTTTGGGATCATTTAA